In Spirosoma pollinicola, the genomic window TCACGCTTTATTTTTAATTCCCTAAAAACAATATGACAGATAACTGGGAAGTAATTTATTCATCACCTCTGCCCCATCGGGCCGAACTGGCAAAAGCATTGCTGCTTGAACATGACATTTCGGCGGTGGTTATCAACAAACAAAGTAGCAGTTATCCAACCATTGGCTTGGGGAAAAGTGAGGTCCATGTACTGACCCAGGACGCTATTCTGGCTAAAGTTATTATTGAGAATGAAGCAACGTTTAGCTAAACTTAACAATCTCCAACAGCGGGTTATTGCGGCCATAATCGGGGTTCCGTTTATTCTATTTATGATCTGGTATGCCGACTGGACATTTGCCTTGCTCTTCTGTGTTGTCAGTGCGCTCACTCAGCGGGAGTTTTACAGGCTTCTTGGTCTTGATGGCTTTGAACCGTTAACGGCTTATGGGACGGTGGTGGGCACGATGATCTGTGTGCTGGCCTACTTTATCGAGACTGACCAGATCGGCATGGGAAATTACTTTCTTATCTGCCCGGCATCGTCGATGATCTTCCTGATCAAACTTTATAAAAAACGGGATATGAAACCCTTTACAAACATTGGTTTCACATTTCTGGGTATTATTTATGTAGCGATGCCGTTTGCCCTGTTAATCATCCTTGCATTGCAGGGGGGCACGTTTCATCCGATGATTATTACGGGCTGCCTATTACTATTGTGGGCCAGTGATATCGGTGCCTATTTTGCCGGTACCAAGTTTGGCCGACGCAAACTTTTCGAACGCGTTTCGCCCAAAAAATCGTGGGAAGGCAGCGTAGGTGGCGCTATTGCGGCCGGACTGGTGGCACTTGGTCTCACCTTTTGGGCACCTGAACTAAAGCCCTGGCAATGGTATTGTGTTGGGGGTATTATTGTTGTAACGGGCACCTATGGCGATCTGGTTGAGTCATTATTCAAACGCAGTATTGCCATCAAAGACTCAGGCAGCAGCATTCCGGGGCACGGTGGGTTTCTGGATCGTTTCGATGGTCTGCTACTGGCGGCCCCATTTATTATTACGTTTTTAAAGCTGTTTGCGTAGAGCAAACACCATTAAAAATGCATTTAAAACCCTAAACTTTCTTAAAATTAGGGTAATACAAATCATATCTTGCCTTTTACTCGTTTACTTTGTAGTATGGTTAGTTTGTCTATGAAGAAGTCATTGACGTTATTGGTCTTTATCCTCGTGTTATCTGCACTGGCGGGACTCTTTACGACCGTACAGGCGCAGGGACAGGAACGGCAGATCACGTTTACAGGCTTTATCACCGGCGGTAAAACAAATGATGCTTTACCCGGTGCGTACATCTACATTCCTAAAGCGGGCAAGGGCGTTCTATCGGCGCCCAACGGCTATTTTGCACTGCCTGTTTTTCCCGGCGATAGTATTATCTTCAGTTATGTAGGCTTTAGAACTCAGTACCATATCATTCCGCGCCGGTTAACCGACCTTACGTACTCCGCAGTCGTAGCGTTGCAGGAGGACGTGAAAACACTGGCCGAAGTGAAGGTTTACCCGTATGCAACCGAAGAGTTGTTTAAAGAAGCCTTCGTAAACCTGAAACTCCCCGACGAAAAAGAGCGCGAGAATCTGGCCCGAAATACGAGTCCGGAAGCTATTATGCGTATGGCCGCAACCATGCCTATGGGGGCACTTGCCAACCACCAGAACTTTGTCAATCAGCAATTCTTTGGGCGCGAGTCGCTCATTGGGCGAAGTGCCACCCCTACGTTTGCCTTCACGAATCCCTTTGCCTGGGCCAACTTTATTCGCTCTGTGAAGCGGGGTGACCTGAAAACGAAAGAATGGCGAAGTGAACTCAATAAAGCCCCGCGCGAGAATATGACGCGGAAAGACATACTGCAGGATGCCAATTAAGCATGGGTGCTTTTGTGGCTAAGTATCCGGTCTTTTCTATACAGACGGCCACACCTTTAATGTCAACGTTGCACCTGTAAATACGGCATAGGTTTTAGCAAATACCCATTCGCCTAGATTTATGTACCGGCTTGTGGCCGAAACGGCTAGATCGAGCGGCAAGTGGCGATGCCCGAATATGTAAAAGTCGTGGTGCAGCTTCGCTTCTACTTCCCGGCAATATTGCATCAACCATTCCCGGTCTTCGCCTAAAAACTGCTCTTCTCCTTTTTCCTGATTGCTGGCCCGACTCCGTCGCGACCATGCCTGCGCCAGTCCGATTCCCAGATCGGGGTGTACCCAGCGAAATAACCCTCGGGCAAGCCCACTTTCAAACACCGTTTTAAGACGCTTATAAACGAAATCACCAGGCCCAAGGCCATCCCCATGCCCTATCAGGAACTGCTTATCCCCTATTTTGTATCGCCGTGGATTGCGATAAACAGGAATACCCAGTTCGTGCGTGAAATAGTCATTCATCCACATATCGTGGTTGCCCGTAAAGAGAATGATACGTATGCCGGCGTCGGTAAGCTCAGCCAGTTTTCCCTGTAATCGAATAAACCCCTTCGGAATACTATGTTTGTATTCGAACCAAAAGTCAAATATATCCCCAACCAGAAAAATAACATCGGCATGAGGCCGGATCGATTCCAGCCAGGCAACAATAACTTTTTCCCGTTCCTGGCTTTTCTCGATTGAAGGCGTACCAAGGTGAAAATCGGAAGCAAAATAAACATGACGGCCCGGAGCCAGGGAAATAGTTTCTATATCAGACATCATACGGTAATTCTGCCGTAAAATTACGCAACGATTACCGTTCACTCAGTGGACTTCTGTACCTGTTCGTAAAAAAGCCTTTATTATACCATCATACATCCCGGCAAACAACGATACCTACCATTACCTTACAGGATGAAAATAGGGAGTTTTGACAAAAACATCCTGACATCTAATCTGGTATTTAAGAAAACGTTAATTTTGGCTTTTCACAAATCATCTCATGAAAATCAAATCACTGATACTGGCTTTCCCTGTACTATGTTTAGCCTGCAGCAGCCCAAGCTCCACCTCCGATCCCGCAAACCAAATTGACGCTAGTCCAATTTATGCAAAGAAGGTCGTTGGTGTTGATGCCCTTTCAACCGATGCCAATTACGATGAACCCTGCAACATTCTGGGAGAAGAGTATGTTCGTTCAACGTTCAATTTAGACGAAACAGCTAAACTGGAAGAAGTTCTTGAACATGATGGCTGCGAATTTGAATGGGCCGGCAATAAAGTTCTGGTTTCGTTTGGTGGCAAGCGCCCTTATTCGTCAATCTATCTTGCCGAATACACGTTTGATAAAATGTATCAGGGTAAGCCCTCTATCGCTGCGACAGAGCCTGTAGAAGTAGAAGCGACAGCCGATTCGGTATTGAACGGTCCCAAAACAGAAGGCACTAACGCAGAAACATCTGCCTCAGAAACTGTTTCTGAAGAAGCCAAGCATACGACCGACGACAAGCAACCTCAACATGGCGGTGTTTCGGCGGCAACTCCTCACCTTACCAAACCTGCGGTCACGAAAGGCTCTTTTGAAGCTGTTTCAAACGTTGGCGACAAAGCGGTCTGGAATGCCTCTACCGGCGCGATGCACGTGCTTTATAACAATCACATCATTAATGTGACGGTCGAAACGAAAGATAAAGCCGAAGTACGGAAAGAACACGCACAGAGTTTGGTAGAAGTACTGATCGATAAAATTGCCGAGAACGAATACGTTAAGCGGTTGTAATAGATAAAACTCAAAAAAAGGTCGCTGTGAATGCCACGGCGACCTTTTTTTATGTTAAATCCAGTGCTCTTTTTTAGTAGTTAAATGCCTGCGAACTCTTAGTTATTGACGATGAAACCAACTAATTTACACAAGCTTCTTATCTGAGGCAGCTAGAAATAACCTATACCCATGCACGAACTACCTGGAAGAAGAAAATTTGTACACGTTATCACTAAAGCCGCAGGTATGTCATTACTTATGCCGGGTCTTAGCCTTGGTCAGGATACAGCGCTCAGCCAACAATCGTTTACCGTTGGTCAGATCATGGACTTGATTATAAAGAAAATTCCAGGTGCGCCCTTCCCCAAAACGGTCGATACATTAAAGTCGGGAAGTTCATCCCAAAAAGTGACCGGCATTGTTTCTACGATGTTTGCGACGGTAGAAGTCATTGAAAAGACTATTTCGCTGGGCGCAAACTTCATCATTGCTCACGAGCCGACATTCTATAACCATGCTGACGACACCGACTGGCTTGAAAGCAGTGACGTTTTTCGCTACAAGCGTGATCTATTGAAAAAAAATGGAATTGCTCTTTGGCGCTTTCATGATTACGTGCATTCGCTCAGCCCCGACGGCATACAAGCAGGTATGTTGGCAGCTTTAGGCTGGAAGCAATACGCAAGCGCAAGAAATCTGCATGTACTCACAATGCCCGCTACACCCCTCAGCCAACTCATTAACCACGCTAAAGCCAAGTTAGGGATCAAAATGGTACGGGTTGTAGGCGATCCGTCGCAGTCGTGTCAGCGCGTTTTACTGATGCCGGGTGCTGCTGGCGGACGCAGTCAAATTACCGTCATCGAAAAAGAAAAGCCTGATGTTATTTTTTGTGGCGAGTCCAGCGAATGGGAAACGCCAGAATATGTTCGGGATGCACGTCGCCAGGGGAAGAAGTTGTCGTTGGTTATCCTGGGTCACATAATGAGCGAAACCGCCGGTATGGAATGGGTAGCATCTTGGCTAAAGCCTCAATTGCCAGGCGTCAAGATAACTTATGTCCCGTCCGGGAACGAGTTCACTTATTTGTAAGAAAGCTTGGCCCCTTAAACCGACAGATAAGGCAAGTACGGCTCTAGTTTGCCTGTATCCCGAAAGGCCGACACCTGATGCAGTTTATTGTTGTAGGCATCGTAGCGAAGCTCGACGTAAAAATCGCGAAGGTTGTAGAGAAGGAAAATGTTTTCCCCTTCATACCGGTTTGCGAGAATGTCGCCCGTAAAATAAAGGGTGTCGAGTTGCTGGTCGGCAGATAGGCTGGTAAAATCGGCAGGTTGCATAGGCATACGGGGTTGACAAGCGAAATAAACAAAAAGCGGGCGACCCACCAAATGAGCCGCCCGACTTTATATATCACAACAAAAACAGCAATAGAATACAACTAAAACATTATCCTGATTAACCAATTATAATACAGTGCACTTATGGCCTATATCAGTTGGCGTTGAATTATATAGTTTTATCCGATTTTTACTTCCCGGCCCGTTCGGGCTGCCTGATAGATAGCCTCCACAATTTTTATATCCCGCAGTCCTTCTTCACCCGGCACCATCATTGGTTTCTTGTTCATAATGGCGTGGGCATCGTCGTCCATTTGCATTGCTTGTTGCATAGGCACTTCATACGGATGCTCAATTTTCCCTCCATTGCTCCAGAGCCCGTTCTGGCCGTTGTAAGCTGAGTAAGGCTCCATACGCAAGGTGCCTTTGCTGCCTGTTACGTCTAAAAAATTCATGTTCATGCCGTAGCTTGACTGAACGGCCGCCCGCGCCCCACTCGGAAAAATAAGCTGTGCCATTGATGTTTCATCAAGACCATTCTTATAGACATCGGGGCGTGCCGTGTACTGTTGCGCCGTCACGGCAATCGGTTCCTCGCCCGTTGCCAGCCGCGCTCCCTGCAACACATAAACGCCCATATCGTACATGACACCACCCCCCATTTCTTTCTTCTGTTTCCAGTGCGTTGTGCGGTTGTCGTAATAACCCGCCGAGCAGCTAACCATCTGGATTTTACCGATTTTACCCTCTCGAAGCCCCTTCACATATTCCTGCGTGTTCGGCTCGTGGTGAAGCCGGTAACCAACCGCCAGTGAAACTTTGTTTTTAGCACAGGCATCAATCATATTCTGGCATTCTTTCGCTGTAACGGCCATTGGCTTTTCAACCCAGACATGCTTCCCGGCTTTGGCTGCCCGCACTACGTATTCTTCGTGCATGGATGGGGGTAACACCACATAGATCACGTCGATATCCGGGTTATTGGCGATCTGGTCGAAGGTTTGGTACGAATAGATATTCTTGTCGGGAATATTATACTGCTTTTTCCATTTTTCAGCCTTTTCGGGTGTCCCTGTTACGATACCGGCGAGGTAACAATTTTTGGTTTTTTGAAGGGCCGGGGCAAGCAGGTCGGTGCTGTAATAGCCCAGGCCAACCAATGCCACACCAAGTTTATCTTTAGCGGGTTTTGTACCAGCCCAAACTACAGAAGGCGAAAGCGCTGCAGCAACGCCGGTAAGCGCGGTTGTATGCAGGAAAGTTCTGCGAGACGTCATTGTATCGTTCATGTTAAAGGTTCAACACCTAAAGTTCAGTGTTTCTGTGTTATGTTTCAAGTACAAATCTCGAACCCACCCGATAAGCTTTTTGTTGAAAATGGGGGCTATCCATTAAGAACCCCCTATTTTTGCTCCATGTCTAAGAACGTCAATATCGGTTTAGTGCAGATGAGTTGCTCGGCAGATGTCGAAGCAAACATTCAGAAAGCCATCAGCGGCATTCGCGAAGCCGCTCAAAAAGGTGCTCAAATCGTTTGTTTACAGGAATTATTCACGTCGCTGTATTTCTGCGACGTTGAGGACCATCACAATTTTAGTCTGGCCGAAGCGATTCCAGGCCCATCGACCGACCGTCTGGCGCAGTTGGCAGGTGAGCTGGGCGTTGTCATTATAGCTTCGTTATTTGAGAAACGTGCGCAGGGGCTGTACCACAATACCACGGCGGTTCTGGATGCCGATGGAACATACCTGGGGAAATACCGGAAAATGCACATTCCCGATGATCCCGGTTATTACGAGAAATTCTACTTTACCCCCGGCGACCTTGGCTACAAAGTTTTCGATACGAAGTTTGCCCGCATCGGCGTATTGATCTGCTGGGACCAGTGGTATCCCGAAGCAGCTCGTATTACTGCTCTGATGGGTGCTGAAATCCTATTTTACCCCACTGCCATTGGTTGGGACACGAACGAGCCAGACCCTGCCCAGAATACAGAACAATATAATGCCTGGCAAACAATTCAACGGAGTCATGCCATTGCCAACGGCGTTCACGTAGTGGCCGTTAATCGGGTGGGGCGCGAGGCCGATCAGCAGTTCTGGGGCGGGTCGTTCATAGCGAATCCATTCGGAACGCTACTATATCTGGCGCCCCACGATGAAGAGCTTGTACACGTTCAGACGGTTGATCTGGCCCTTTCCGAAAAATACCGTACTACCTGGCCTTATTTCCGCGACCGCCGGATTGATTCGTATCAGCCCATTACGAGACGGTACATTGATCAGGAATAAATTGGCTTACGATGTACAGTATAAATTGGGCATACGGTCGGCCCAATAATCATTCACGATTTAGTTTAAATCGTAAACACAACTAGTTTGAAGCCAGTTATGAAATTACTTGCCTTAGGTTTTTTGGTCAGTTTGGCGGGTACTGGCTATTGGTATTGGCAGTCAACAGCAGCCACTACAGTTGATGCCGTGCACTTGCAAGGGCCAATTCCCGCCCAAACGACACTTGCACCCACGCCCCGATCCCGCTTTACACCCACGCCCAGTACACGAAAAGGATTTTACAGTCTCGACATAGTGAGTGACTTTTCGATCCCCTCTACTAAAACTATTATATTCTGCGGAGCGGGTCGTAATCTGCATGTGCAGCAGGATCGTACAAAAATCTTCAGGCGTGGTTTCTCGGCCGTTGATCAAAGCCGAATGGTATCGGGCGTTGAACTTTGGCGTGACGGCTTTCCGCAAAATGGCTGGAAAAGTGTCCTCCAACCCATCCAGCGTGCGTTAATCGTTTACCGGGGTTATTTCAGGGATGCGTTCAGTCTAGGCTGGGCAGAAAACAGCGAAAAAGCCACTGAGACAGTATATCGCACTGCCCCGGTCGCGGCTGGTGCGCGACCGGGGCCTGTCAATCGAAACACCTTGTATCAGGCCTCGATGGAGTTAAGAGGAGGCTGTGTTGGCTTTGGTGACTGTTCGCCCAGTGGCATGAAAAGTACGTATGGATTCATTGTTCTGGACATTGAAAACGATGGCACTAGTTTAGGAAACCGGCAGGAACAGGCTAACCTGTACACCTATATGATTAAAATCCTGAAGGAGAACGCCAGTCCGCAAACGCTGGTGGGTTCCATTGCGCCAGTCCTGCACAATAGCGTTGGGTACTCAAGAGCCGAAGACTACAAAGCTACTGCTGATTGGCTTTGGAACACCCCGGCGCGTCATACAGCCAGCAGCCGCCAACGGGGCATGCCCGATGACATTGTGGGTAAATCTTTTAGTGATTATGCCGATTTTCAAATGCCCGGCACCTACTACGTTTATCCTGACTTCGACTACTCGATCCGGCACAATGGCGATAACGACCGGCATTGGTTAGCAGCCTTGTTGGGTGAGCAGGAGGTCAACATGAAACTATCGCCCAAGAAGCGAATTGCCTGGCAATGGCTATTCAATACGCAGAGTGAACTGCCCAACAGTGCTCAGGCTGAGCATCCTGCTCCGCCAGCCGTAGCCGAGGGCATGGGTATTTTTTACTGGTTTACGGGCGCCTATGGCGTTTTGTTCTGGGATGACCACACCGACTTGATACCAGATCAGCCCTCTCCCACCGACCCAAATGCCAAAGGGGTTGGCAATGACCGGAACTATACTTGTTATGAGCATTATGTACATGGGCTCTGGCGGCTTTTCAAGCACCATAGCGACTTGTTTAACGGCCGGGAAACCTACCTTAATGAGGCTACCGAATGCTCGTACGATAATGGCCAAACATGGTACAAATACAACGCGAATCAGATTAAAACCCACGACGTGCCTTTTGTACGGGCCATTGTCAATGGGGATCAGATTCTGATTGCTGCGACCAAAGCGTATGCGCCGTCGAATCAAACCAATAAGGTGATGATGCGCTATGTTCAGAACGGCTATACGTTTTACACGACGTTAACCCTGAAAGGCGATGAAATTTACCTCGGTCGGGCTACTATGAATCGGGACAAGAAATCGTAATCTAGTAACTGGCAGGCATTTGTAGTGAGTGCTATCAATTAGTGAAGTTGTTTAAACTTTTCTTTTTTTAGTATAAACAAGATGTTTTTTGTCA contains:
- a CDS encoding carboxypeptidase-like regulatory domain-containing protein; this translates as MKKSLTLLVFILVLSALAGLFTTVQAQGQERQITFTGFITGGKTNDALPGAYIYIPKAGKGVLSAPNGYFALPVFPGDSIIFSYVGFRTQYHIIPRRLTDLTYSAVVALQEDVKTLAEVKVYPYATEELFKEAFVNLKLPDEKERENLARNTSPEAIMRMAATMPMGALANHQNFVNQQFFGRESLIGRSATPTFAFTNPFAWANFIRSVKRGDLKTKEWRSELNKAPRENMTRKDILQDAN
- a CDS encoding UDP-2,3-diacylglucosamine diphosphatase, translating into MSDIETISLAPGRHVYFASDFHLGTPSIEKSQEREKVIVAWLESIRPHADVIFLVGDIFDFWFEYKHSIPKGFIRLQGKLAELTDAGIRIILFTGNHDMWMNDYFTHELGIPVYRNPRRYKIGDKQFLIGHGDGLGPGDFVYKRLKTVFESGLARGLFRWVHPDLGIGLAQAWSRRSRASNQEKGEEQFLGEDREWLMQYCREVEAKLHHDFYIFGHRHLPLDLAVSATSRYINLGEWVFAKTYAVFTGATLTLKVWPSV
- a CDS encoding putative signal transducing protein, with product MTDNWEVIYSSPLPHRAELAKALLLEHDISAVVINKQSSSYPTIGLGKSEVHVLTQDAILAKVIIENEATFS
- a CDS encoding carbon-nitrogen hydrolase, producing MSKNVNIGLVQMSCSADVEANIQKAISGIREAAQKGAQIVCLQELFTSLYFCDVEDHHNFSLAEAIPGPSTDRLAQLAGELGVVIIASLFEKRAQGLYHNTTAVLDADGTYLGKYRKMHIPDDPGYYEKFYFTPGDLGYKVFDTKFARIGVLICWDQWYPEAARITALMGAEILFYPTAIGWDTNEPDPAQNTEQYNAWQTIQRSHAIANGVHVVAVNRVGREADQQFWGGSFIANPFGTLLYLAPHDEELVHVQTVDLALSEKYRTTWPYFRDRRIDSYQPITRRYIDQE
- a CDS encoding 6,7-dimethyl-8-ribityllumazine synthase, which produces MKIKSLILAFPVLCLACSSPSSTSDPANQIDASPIYAKKVVGVDALSTDANYDEPCNILGEEYVRSTFNLDETAKLEEVLEHDGCEFEWAGNKVLVSFGGKRPYSSIYLAEYTFDKMYQGKPSIAATEPVEVEATADSVLNGPKTEGTNAETSASETVSEEAKHTTDDKQPQHGGVSAATPHLTKPAVTKGSFEAVSNVGDKAVWNASTGAMHVLYNNHIINVTVETKDKAEVRKEHAQSLVEVLIDKIAENEYVKRL
- a CDS encoding phosphatidate cytidylyltransferase, translating into MKQRLAKLNNLQQRVIAAIIGVPFILFMIWYADWTFALLFCVVSALTQREFYRLLGLDGFEPLTAYGTVVGTMICVLAYFIETDQIGMGNYFLICPASSMIFLIKLYKKRDMKPFTNIGFTFLGIIYVAMPFALLIILALQGGTFHPMIITGCLLLLWASDIGAYFAGTKFGRRKLFERVSPKKSWEGSVGGAIAAGLVALGLTFWAPELKPWQWYCVGGIIVVTGTYGDLVESLFKRSIAIKDSGSSIPGHGGFLDRFDGLLLAAPFIITFLKLFA
- a CDS encoding Gfo/Idh/MocA family protein; the protein is MTSRRTFLHTTALTGVAAALSPSVVWAGTKPAKDKLGVALVGLGYYSTDLLAPALQKTKNCYLAGIVTGTPEKAEKWKKQYNIPDKNIYSYQTFDQIANNPDIDVIYVVLPPSMHEEYVVRAAKAGKHVWVEKPMAVTAKECQNMIDACAKNKVSLAVGYRLHHEPNTQEYVKGLREGKIGKIQMVSCSAGYYDNRTTHWKQKKEMGGGVMYDMGVYVLQGARLATGEEPIAVTAQQYTARPDVYKNGLDETSMAQLIFPSGARAAVQSSYGMNMNFLDVTGSKGTLRMEPYSAYNGQNGLWSNGGKIEHPYEVPMQQAMQMDDDAHAIMNKKPMMVPGEEGLRDIKIVEAIYQAARTGREVKIG
- a CDS encoding Nif3-like dinuclear metal center hexameric protein; this translates as MHELPGRRKFVHVITKAAGMSLLMPGLSLGQDTALSQQSFTVGQIMDLIIKKIPGAPFPKTVDTLKSGSSSQKVTGIVSTMFATVEVIEKTISLGANFIIAHEPTFYNHADDTDWLESSDVFRYKRDLLKKNGIALWRFHDYVHSLSPDGIQAGMLAALGWKQYASARNLHVLTMPATPLSQLINHAKAKLGIKMVRVVGDPSQSCQRVLLMPGAAGGRSQITVIEKEKPDVIFCGESSEWETPEYVRDARRQGKKLSLVILGHIMSETAGMEWVASWLKPQLPGVKITYVPSGNEFTYL